In the genome of Afifella aestuarii, one region contains:
- the rplP gene encoding 50S ribosomal protein L16 produces the protein MLQPKRTKFRKAHKGRIHGAAKGGTDLNFGSFGLKAMEPERITARQIEAARRAITRHMKRAGRVWIRIFPDVPVSSKPTEVRMGKGKGSPEYWACRVHPGRVMFEIDGVGEATAREALRLGAAKLPVKTRVVTRIGE, from the coding sequence ATGCTGCAACCCAAACGCACCAAGTTCCGCAAGGCGCATAAGGGCCGCATCCACGGAGCGGCGAAGGGCGGGACGGATCTGAACTTCGGCTCCTTCGGCCTCAAAGCGATGGAACCGGAGCGGATTACCGCCAGGCAAATCGAAGCGGCTCGTCGGGCGATCACGCGTCATATGAAGCGTGCCGGCCGTGTGTGGATCCGTATTTTCCCGGACGTGCCGGTGTCGTCGAAGCCGACCGAAGTGCGTATGGGTAAGGGCAAGGGCTCGCCGGAATACTGGGCGTGCCGCGTTCATCCGGGCCGCGTAATGTTTGAGATCGACGGCGTCGGCGAGGCGACTGCGCGTGAGGCGCTGCGTCTTGGAGCTGCGAAGCTGCCGGTGAAGACGCGTGTCGTCACCCGGATCGGCGAGTGA
- the rpsC gene encoding 30S ribosomal protein S3 has translation MGQKVNPIGLRLGINKTWDSRWFASDAEYGPLLHEDLRIRRALMEDLKQAAVSRIVIERPHKKCRVTIQTARPGIVIGKKGADIEKLRRKVARMTDSEVHINIVEVRKPETDAALIAQSIAQQLERRVAFRRAMKRSVQSAMRLGAQGIRIACGGRLGGAEIARAEWYREGRVPLHTLRADIDFGTATAHTAYGTIGIKVWVFKGEILEHDPFASEKRQLEGPEASRRGASA, from the coding sequence ATGGGACAGAAAGTCAATCCGATCGGCCTCAGGCTCGGCATCAACAAGACCTGGGATTCCCGCTGGTTCGCCAGTGACGCGGAATACGGGCCCTTGTTGCACGAGGATCTCAGGATCCGCCGCGCTCTGATGGAAGATCTCAAGCAGGCCGCGGTGTCGCGCATCGTGATCGAACGCCCGCACAAGAAGTGCCGTGTGACGATCCAGACGGCTCGGCCGGGCATCGTGATCGGCAAGAAGGGCGCCGACATCGAGAAGCTTCGCCGCAAGGTGGCGCGGATGACGGACTCGGAAGTGCACATCAACATCGTTGAGGTGCGCAAGCCCGAGACCGACGCTGCCCTGATCGCTCAGTCGATCGCGCAGCAGCTGGAGCGCCGTGTGGCGTTCCGCCGGGCGATGAAGCGCTCGGTGCAGTCGGCGATGCGTCTTGGCGCCCAGGGCATTCGGATCGCCTGCGGCGGCCGGCTCGGCGGCGCGGAAATCGCACGGGCTGAATGGTATCGCGAAGGTCGCGTTCCGCTGCACACGCTGCGCGCGGACATCGATTTCGGGACGGCCACGGCGCATACCGCCTACGGCACGATCGGCATCAAGGTGTGGGTGTTCAAGGGCGAAATCCTGGAGCACGACCCGTTTGCATCCGAGAAACGGCAGCTCGAAGGGCCTGAAGCCTCGCGCCGTGGCGCGTCGGCCTAA
- the rplV gene encoding 50S ribosomal protein L22: MGKPKRERALGDNEAKAVARMMRISPQKLNLVAGLIRGKKVSTAIADLTFSRKRIAIQVKKTLESAVANAENNHDLDVDNLVVAEAHVGKALVMKRFSPRARGRVGRITKPFSNLTIVVREVEDAA; encoded by the coding sequence ATGGGTAAGCCCAAGCGTGAGCGGGCGCTCGGCGACAACGAGGCCAAGGCGGTTGCGCGCATGATGCGCATTTCGCCGCAAAAGCTGAACCTGGTTGCCGGCCTCATCCGTGGCAAGAAGGTGTCGACGGCGATTGCCGATCTCACCTTCTCGCGCAAACGCATCGCCATTCAGGTGAAGAAAACCCTGGAGAGCGCGGTTGCGAATGCGGAGAACAATCACGACTTGGACGTCGACAATCTGGTCGTCGCGGAAGCTCACGTCGGCAAGGCGCTCGTGATGAAGCGCTTTTCTCCGAGAGCGCGCGGCCGGGTCGGACGGATCACCAAGCCGTTTTCCAATCTCACCATCGTCGTGCGCGAAGTCGAGGACGCGGCCTAA
- the rpsS gene encoding 30S ribosomal protein S19, whose product MARSVWKGPFFDGFLLKKAEKARESGRKEVIKIWSRRSTILPQFVGLTFGVHNGHKHIPVLVTEDMIGHKFGEFAPTRTYYGHAADKKAKRK is encoded by the coding sequence GTGGCACGTTCAGTCTGGAAAGGTCCGTTCTTTGACGGCTTCCTCCTCAAGAAGGCGGAGAAGGCCCGCGAGTCCGGCCGCAAGGAAGTGATCAAGATCTGGAGCCGTCGCTCCACCATTCTCCCGCAGTTCGTCGGGCTCACTTTCGGCGTCCATAACGGGCACAAGCATATCCCTGTGCTCGTGACGGAAGACATGATCGGGCACAAGTTCGGCGAATTCGCTCCGACCCGCACCTATTACGGTCATGCGGCGGACAAGAAGGCGAAGAGGAAGTAA